A single window of Nicotiana sylvestris chromosome 3, ASM39365v2, whole genome shotgun sequence DNA harbors:
- the LOC104249608 gene encoding uncharacterized protein isoform X2: MAVNHKVGGSVESDGSEGAAAIDDCEDKYDSQDSAEEEEFEGVSFNLLSTDNYELLAERKRKALADCQSKQTKKNHEEEDIVGASFDEIMEAMSFGSKRKRKKDKRVGRPKGSRNKVNLEARKLLGEATLCYAAGKYTEALKLLHEVILLEPTCDAYHTLAVVYDAIGEKRKSMYFYELAALFMPRDTSLWKLLLSWSLEQGNAADVNKYLPKAIAAEPEDISLRLLSASHYIELKEYEKAAKAYEKVFQINPDNIEACISAVKLYKQIGKTEHSLVMLEDYLKYHTSDADPIIIDMLANICIENGEYAKALQHIEGCFMGREWPLNLTAKAGICHIYLGNLSKAETLLKAFGLENANDNVDSVVETADTLKILEHYEYALHYYLMLEESRGVGDGILNLKIAQCYLSLEKKEEAIGFFYRAVHSLEDNVDVRINLASLLLEEKKENEAISLLSPPVIDFGADSCSEKSKFWWYDEKVRLKLAKIYQTKTMLQEFVDVFFPLVSQLITSETTEQQVSKKKKLSTSELIERARVLENNQVDNLFQKFKPAATAAEREKAARAKRLLQRRTNLKEEMKLKALASGMDWQSEESDDECWPKKKKKLPTPQLLRDEENHQLVIDLAKALASLGRHEEALDVCKWIMNFSSNVISSDKIEELTLLGAQMAYNVIDPRRGYDFVRDILQRHPYKISVWNYYFKALCKMEIYRHKHSRFLRRIREKEKECVPPIIIKGHQFSMGSLYQAAAEEYLHAYKLLPDSLFVNLCVGTSLINLAFDVRLKNKHQCVVQGMAFLFKYLKLCGESQEALFNIARAYHHVSLMSLAASYYEKVIAGCIEKQLTTLT, from the exons ATGGCTGTTAACCATAAGGTCGGAG GTTCCGTGGAAAGCGATGGCTCTGAAGGGGCAGCAGCTATAGATGACTGTGAAGATAAATATGACAGCCAGGATAGTGCTGAAGAAGAAGAATTTGAAGGCGTCTCTTTCAATTTATTATCAACCGATAATTATGAATTACTTgctgaaagaaagagaaaagcaTTAGCTGATTGCCAAAGTAAACAAACCAAAAAGAATCATGAAGAGGAAGATATTGTTGGTGCTAGTTTTGATGAAATAATGGAAGCCATGAGTTTTGGAAGTAAAAGGAAACGAAAAAAGGACAAACGAGTTGGAAGGCCAAAGGGCTCCAGAAACAAGGTAAATCTTGAGGCCAGAAAGTTATTAGGGGAAGCCACTCTTTGCTATGCTGCCGGTAAATATACAGAGGCATTGAAACTGTTACATGAAGTCATTCTGCTAGAACCTACGTGTGATGCATATCATACACTTGCTGTTGTATATGATGCAATTGGTGAAAAGAGAAAGTCCATGTATTTTTACGAACTTGCCGCTTTATTTATGCCACGAGACACCTCATTATGGAAGTTGCTTCTGTCGTGGTCTTTAGAACAAGGGAATGCTGCTGATGTAAATAAGTACCTTCCTAAGGCAATAGCTGCAGAACCTGAAGATATTTCACTCAGACTCCTTTCTGCATCCCATTACATTGAGTTGAAAGAATATGAGAAAGCTGCCAAGGCATATGAGAAAGTATTTCAAATTAATCCGGACAATATTGAAGCATGCATATCAGCAGTGAAGTTGTATAAGCAAATTGGTAAAACTGAACATTCCCTTGTGATGCTGGAGGATTATCTTAAATATCACACATCAGATGCTGATCCAATAATTATTGATATGCTGGCTAATATATGCATTGAAAATGGAGAATATGCTAAAGCTCTTCAACATATTGAAGGATGTTTTATGGGGAGAGAATGGCCATTGAATCTAACAGCAAAAGCAGGAATCTGCCACATTTATCTTGGAAATCTGAGTAAAGCTGAAACCTTATTGAAGGCTTTTGGACTAGAAAATGCAAATGATAATGTTGATTCAGTTGTTGAAACTGCAGACACATTAAAGATTCTTGAGCACTATGAATATGCTTTACATTACTATTTGATGTTAGAAGAAAGTCGGGGAGTTGGTGATGGAATCTTGAATTTGAAAATTGCACAATGTTACCTGTCATTGGAGAAAAAGGAAGAGGCAATTGGATTCTTCTACAGAGCTGTACATTCACTTGAGGACAATGTTGATGTGCGAATAAATTTAGCCTCTCTTCTTCttgaagaaaagaaggaaaatgaagcCATATCATTGCTCTCCCCACCAGTTATAGATTTTGGAGCAGATTCATGCAGCGAGAAGTCTAAGTTTTGGTGGTATGATGAGAAAGTAAGATTAAAGCTTGctaagatttatcagactaaaaCTATGCTTCAAGAGTTTGTAGATGTATTTTTCCCCCTGGTTAGTCAATTAATCACCTCCGAAACAACAGAGCAGCAGGTTTCTAAAAAGAAAAAGCTTTCAACGAGTGAGCTGATTGAAAGAGCTAGAGTGTTGGAAAACAATCAGGTCGACAACCTATTTCAGAAATTTAAACCAGCAGCTACTGCTGCTGAGCGTGAAAAAGCTGCTAGAGCAAAGAGGCTCCTTCAACGGAGAACAAATTTGAAGGAGGAAATGAAATTGAAAGCATTAGCTTCTGGTATGGACTGGCAAAGTGAAGAGTCAGACGATGAATGTTggccaaagaagaagaagaaactccCAACTCCTCAGCTCTTAAGAGACGAGGAAAATCATCAGCTTGTTATTGACTTGGCCAAAGCGTTGGCGTCTCTAGGGAGACATGAAGAAGCATTGGATGTTTGTAAATGGATCATGAACTTTTCTTCTAATGTGATATCTTCTGACAAAATTGAAGAGCTTACACTTCTTGGAGCTCAGATGGCATACAATGTGATAGATCCTAGACGTGGGTATGATTTTGTCAGGGATATTCTTCAGCGACATCCTTACAAAATATCAGTGTGGAATTACTACTTTAAAGCACTATGCAAAATGGAGATTTATCGGCATAAGCATTCTCGATTCTTGCGTAGGATTCGGGAAAAGGAGAAAGAATGTGTACCTCCAATTATCATTAAGGGGCATCAGTTTAGTATGGGCAGCCTATATCAAGCTGCTGCAGAAGAATACCTACATGCCTACAAGCTTCTTCCTGATAGTCTATTTGTTAATCTTTGTGTTGGGACTTCATTGATTAATCTAGCCTTTGATGTCAGACTTAAGAATAAGCATCAGTGCGTGGTACAGGGCATGGCATTTTTATTCAAGTATCTAAAACTTTGTGGAGAGAGTCAAGAAGCATTATTCAACATAGCTCGAGCATATCATCATGTGAGCCTTATGTCTTTAGCCGCTTCATATTATGAGAAG GTTATTGCAGGTTGCATAGAGAAGCAGCTTACAACCTTGACTTGA
- the LOC104249608 gene encoding uncharacterized protein isoform X1 gives MAVNHKVGGSVESDGSEGAAAIDDCEDKYDSQDSAEEEEFEGVSFNLLSTDNYELLAERKRKALADCQSKQTKKNHEEEDIVGASFDEIMEAMSFGSKRKRKKDKRVGRPKGSRNKVNLEARKLLGEATLCYAAGKYTEALKLLHEVILLEPTCDAYHTLAVVYDAIGEKRKSMYFYELAALFMPRDTSLWKLLLSWSLEQGNAADVNKYLPKAIAAEPEDISLRLLSASHYIELKEYEKAAKAYEKVFQINPDNIEACISAVKLYKQIGKTEHSLVMLEDYLKYHTSDADPIIIDMLANICIENGEYAKALQHIEGCFMGREWPLNLTAKAGICHIYLGNLSKAETLLKAFGLENANDNVDSVVETADTLKILEHYEYALHYYLMLEESRGVGDGILNLKIAQCYLSLEKKEEAIGFFYRAVHSLEDNVDVRINLASLLLEEKKENEAISLLSPPVIDFGADSCSEKSKFWWYDEKVRLKLAKIYQTKTMLQEFVDVFFPLVSQLITSETTEQQVSKKKKLSTSELIERARVLENNQVDNLFQKFKPAATAAEREKAARAKRLLQRRTNLKEEMKLKALASGMDWQSEESDDECWPKKKKKLPTPQLLRDEENHQLVIDLAKALASLGRHEEALDVCKWIMNFSSNVISSDKIEELTLLGAQMAYNVIDPRRGYDFVRDILQRHPYKISVWNYYFKALCKMEIYRHKHSRFLRRIREKEKECVPPIIIKGHQFSMGSLYQAAAEEYLHAYKLLPDSLFVNLCVGTSLINLAFDVRLKNKHQCVVQGMAFLFKYLKLCGESQEALFNIARAYHHVSLMSLAASYYEKVLSIRENDYPIPQLPYESQHLRENQNSGYCRLHREAAYNLDLIYKTSGALDLARQVLRDYCTL, from the exons ATGGCTGTTAACCATAAGGTCGGAG GTTCCGTGGAAAGCGATGGCTCTGAAGGGGCAGCAGCTATAGATGACTGTGAAGATAAATATGACAGCCAGGATAGTGCTGAAGAAGAAGAATTTGAAGGCGTCTCTTTCAATTTATTATCAACCGATAATTATGAATTACTTgctgaaagaaagagaaaagcaTTAGCTGATTGCCAAAGTAAACAAACCAAAAAGAATCATGAAGAGGAAGATATTGTTGGTGCTAGTTTTGATGAAATAATGGAAGCCATGAGTTTTGGAAGTAAAAGGAAACGAAAAAAGGACAAACGAGTTGGAAGGCCAAAGGGCTCCAGAAACAAGGTAAATCTTGAGGCCAGAAAGTTATTAGGGGAAGCCACTCTTTGCTATGCTGCCGGTAAATATACAGAGGCATTGAAACTGTTACATGAAGTCATTCTGCTAGAACCTACGTGTGATGCATATCATACACTTGCTGTTGTATATGATGCAATTGGTGAAAAGAGAAAGTCCATGTATTTTTACGAACTTGCCGCTTTATTTATGCCACGAGACACCTCATTATGGAAGTTGCTTCTGTCGTGGTCTTTAGAACAAGGGAATGCTGCTGATGTAAATAAGTACCTTCCTAAGGCAATAGCTGCAGAACCTGAAGATATTTCACTCAGACTCCTTTCTGCATCCCATTACATTGAGTTGAAAGAATATGAGAAAGCTGCCAAGGCATATGAGAAAGTATTTCAAATTAATCCGGACAATATTGAAGCATGCATATCAGCAGTGAAGTTGTATAAGCAAATTGGTAAAACTGAACATTCCCTTGTGATGCTGGAGGATTATCTTAAATATCACACATCAGATGCTGATCCAATAATTATTGATATGCTGGCTAATATATGCATTGAAAATGGAGAATATGCTAAAGCTCTTCAACATATTGAAGGATGTTTTATGGGGAGAGAATGGCCATTGAATCTAACAGCAAAAGCAGGAATCTGCCACATTTATCTTGGAAATCTGAGTAAAGCTGAAACCTTATTGAAGGCTTTTGGACTAGAAAATGCAAATGATAATGTTGATTCAGTTGTTGAAACTGCAGACACATTAAAGATTCTTGAGCACTATGAATATGCTTTACATTACTATTTGATGTTAGAAGAAAGTCGGGGAGTTGGTGATGGAATCTTGAATTTGAAAATTGCACAATGTTACCTGTCATTGGAGAAAAAGGAAGAGGCAATTGGATTCTTCTACAGAGCTGTACATTCACTTGAGGACAATGTTGATGTGCGAATAAATTTAGCCTCTCTTCTTCttgaagaaaagaaggaaaatgaagcCATATCATTGCTCTCCCCACCAGTTATAGATTTTGGAGCAGATTCATGCAGCGAGAAGTCTAAGTTTTGGTGGTATGATGAGAAAGTAAGATTAAAGCTTGctaagatttatcagactaaaaCTATGCTTCAAGAGTTTGTAGATGTATTTTTCCCCCTGGTTAGTCAATTAATCACCTCCGAAACAACAGAGCAGCAGGTTTCTAAAAAGAAAAAGCTTTCAACGAGTGAGCTGATTGAAAGAGCTAGAGTGTTGGAAAACAATCAGGTCGACAACCTATTTCAGAAATTTAAACCAGCAGCTACTGCTGCTGAGCGTGAAAAAGCTGCTAGAGCAAAGAGGCTCCTTCAACGGAGAACAAATTTGAAGGAGGAAATGAAATTGAAAGCATTAGCTTCTGGTATGGACTGGCAAAGTGAAGAGTCAGACGATGAATGTTggccaaagaagaagaagaaactccCAACTCCTCAGCTCTTAAGAGACGAGGAAAATCATCAGCTTGTTATTGACTTGGCCAAAGCGTTGGCGTCTCTAGGGAGACATGAAGAAGCATTGGATGTTTGTAAATGGATCATGAACTTTTCTTCTAATGTGATATCTTCTGACAAAATTGAAGAGCTTACACTTCTTGGAGCTCAGATGGCATACAATGTGATAGATCCTAGACGTGGGTATGATTTTGTCAGGGATATTCTTCAGCGACATCCTTACAAAATATCAGTGTGGAATTACTACTTTAAAGCACTATGCAAAATGGAGATTTATCGGCATAAGCATTCTCGATTCTTGCGTAGGATTCGGGAAAAGGAGAAAGAATGTGTACCTCCAATTATCATTAAGGGGCATCAGTTTAGTATGGGCAGCCTATATCAAGCTGCTGCAGAAGAATACCTACATGCCTACAAGCTTCTTCCTGATAGTCTATTTGTTAATCTTTGTGTTGGGACTTCATTGATTAATCTAGCCTTTGATGTCAGACTTAAGAATAAGCATCAGTGCGTGGTACAGGGCATGGCATTTTTATTCAAGTATCTAAAACTTTGTGGAGAGAGTCAAGAAGCATTATTCAACATAGCTCGAGCATATCATCATGTGAGCCTTATGTCTTTAGCCGCTTCATATTATGAGAAGGTGCTTTCTATTCGGGAAAACGATTATCCTATTCCCCAGCTTCCTTATGAAAGCCAACATCTCAGAGAAAATCAAAACTCAGGTTATTGCAGGTTGCATAGAGAAGCAGCTTACAACCTTGACTTGATCTATAAGACAAGTGGAGCATTGGATCTTGCACGACAGGTTTTGCGTGATTACTGTACTTTATGA
- the LOC104249608 gene encoding uncharacterized protein isoform X3, with product MEAMSFGSKRKRKKDKRVGRPKGSRNKVNLEARKLLGEATLCYAAGKYTEALKLLHEVILLEPTCDAYHTLAVVYDAIGEKRKSMYFYELAALFMPRDTSLWKLLLSWSLEQGNAADVNKYLPKAIAAEPEDISLRLLSASHYIELKEYEKAAKAYEKVFQINPDNIEACISAVKLYKQIGKTEHSLVMLEDYLKYHTSDADPIIIDMLANICIENGEYAKALQHIEGCFMGREWPLNLTAKAGICHIYLGNLSKAETLLKAFGLENANDNVDSVVETADTLKILEHYEYALHYYLMLEESRGVGDGILNLKIAQCYLSLEKKEEAIGFFYRAVHSLEDNVDVRINLASLLLEEKKENEAISLLSPPVIDFGADSCSEKSKFWWYDEKVRLKLAKIYQTKTMLQEFVDVFFPLVSQLITSETTEQQVSKKKKLSTSELIERARVLENNQVDNLFQKFKPAATAAEREKAARAKRLLQRRTNLKEEMKLKALASGMDWQSEESDDECWPKKKKKLPTPQLLRDEENHQLVIDLAKALASLGRHEEALDVCKWIMNFSSNVISSDKIEELTLLGAQMAYNVIDPRRGYDFVRDILQRHPYKISVWNYYFKALCKMEIYRHKHSRFLRRIREKEKECVPPIIIKGHQFSMGSLYQAAAEEYLHAYKLLPDSLFVNLCVGTSLINLAFDVRLKNKHQCVVQGMAFLFKYLKLCGESQEALFNIARAYHHVSLMSLAASYYEKVLSIRENDYPIPQLPYESQHLRENQNSGYCRLHREAAYNLDLIYKTSGALDLARQVLRDYCTL from the coding sequence ATGGAAGCCATGAGTTTTGGAAGTAAAAGGAAACGAAAAAAGGACAAACGAGTTGGAAGGCCAAAGGGCTCCAGAAACAAGGTAAATCTTGAGGCCAGAAAGTTATTAGGGGAAGCCACTCTTTGCTATGCTGCCGGTAAATATACAGAGGCATTGAAACTGTTACATGAAGTCATTCTGCTAGAACCTACGTGTGATGCATATCATACACTTGCTGTTGTATATGATGCAATTGGTGAAAAGAGAAAGTCCATGTATTTTTACGAACTTGCCGCTTTATTTATGCCACGAGACACCTCATTATGGAAGTTGCTTCTGTCGTGGTCTTTAGAACAAGGGAATGCTGCTGATGTAAATAAGTACCTTCCTAAGGCAATAGCTGCAGAACCTGAAGATATTTCACTCAGACTCCTTTCTGCATCCCATTACATTGAGTTGAAAGAATATGAGAAAGCTGCCAAGGCATATGAGAAAGTATTTCAAATTAATCCGGACAATATTGAAGCATGCATATCAGCAGTGAAGTTGTATAAGCAAATTGGTAAAACTGAACATTCCCTTGTGATGCTGGAGGATTATCTTAAATATCACACATCAGATGCTGATCCAATAATTATTGATATGCTGGCTAATATATGCATTGAAAATGGAGAATATGCTAAAGCTCTTCAACATATTGAAGGATGTTTTATGGGGAGAGAATGGCCATTGAATCTAACAGCAAAAGCAGGAATCTGCCACATTTATCTTGGAAATCTGAGTAAAGCTGAAACCTTATTGAAGGCTTTTGGACTAGAAAATGCAAATGATAATGTTGATTCAGTTGTTGAAACTGCAGACACATTAAAGATTCTTGAGCACTATGAATATGCTTTACATTACTATTTGATGTTAGAAGAAAGTCGGGGAGTTGGTGATGGAATCTTGAATTTGAAAATTGCACAATGTTACCTGTCATTGGAGAAAAAGGAAGAGGCAATTGGATTCTTCTACAGAGCTGTACATTCACTTGAGGACAATGTTGATGTGCGAATAAATTTAGCCTCTCTTCTTCttgaagaaaagaaggaaaatgaagcCATATCATTGCTCTCCCCACCAGTTATAGATTTTGGAGCAGATTCATGCAGCGAGAAGTCTAAGTTTTGGTGGTATGATGAGAAAGTAAGATTAAAGCTTGctaagatttatcagactaaaaCTATGCTTCAAGAGTTTGTAGATGTATTTTTCCCCCTGGTTAGTCAATTAATCACCTCCGAAACAACAGAGCAGCAGGTTTCTAAAAAGAAAAAGCTTTCAACGAGTGAGCTGATTGAAAGAGCTAGAGTGTTGGAAAACAATCAGGTCGACAACCTATTTCAGAAATTTAAACCAGCAGCTACTGCTGCTGAGCGTGAAAAAGCTGCTAGAGCAAAGAGGCTCCTTCAACGGAGAACAAATTTGAAGGAGGAAATGAAATTGAAAGCATTAGCTTCTGGTATGGACTGGCAAAGTGAAGAGTCAGACGATGAATGTTggccaaagaagaagaagaaactccCAACTCCTCAGCTCTTAAGAGACGAGGAAAATCATCAGCTTGTTATTGACTTGGCCAAAGCGTTGGCGTCTCTAGGGAGACATGAAGAAGCATTGGATGTTTGTAAATGGATCATGAACTTTTCTTCTAATGTGATATCTTCTGACAAAATTGAAGAGCTTACACTTCTTGGAGCTCAGATGGCATACAATGTGATAGATCCTAGACGTGGGTATGATTTTGTCAGGGATATTCTTCAGCGACATCCTTACAAAATATCAGTGTGGAATTACTACTTTAAAGCACTATGCAAAATGGAGATTTATCGGCATAAGCATTCTCGATTCTTGCGTAGGATTCGGGAAAAGGAGAAAGAATGTGTACCTCCAATTATCATTAAGGGGCATCAGTTTAGTATGGGCAGCCTATATCAAGCTGCTGCAGAAGAATACCTACATGCCTACAAGCTTCTTCCTGATAGTCTATTTGTTAATCTTTGTGTTGGGACTTCATTGATTAATCTAGCCTTTGATGTCAGACTTAAGAATAAGCATCAGTGCGTGGTACAGGGCATGGCATTTTTATTCAAGTATCTAAAACTTTGTGGAGAGAGTCAAGAAGCATTATTCAACATAGCTCGAGCATATCATCATGTGAGCCTTATGTCTTTAGCCGCTTCATATTATGAGAAGGTGCTTTCTATTCGGGAAAACGATTATCCTATTCCCCAGCTTCCTTATGAAAGCCAACATCTCAGAGAAAATCAAAACTCAGGTTATTGCAGGTTGCATAGAGAAGCAGCTTACAACCTTGACTTGATCTATAAGACAAGTGGAGCATTGGATCTTGCACGACAGGTTTTGCGTGATTACTGTACTTTATGA
- the LOC104249609 gene encoding transcription factor MYB62-like isoform X2 has product METDMSFLSKSSSSSSDEEIGLRRGPWTVEEDSLLVNYISQHGEGRWNMLAHRAGLKRTGKSCRLRWLNYLKPDVKRGNLTPQEQLLILELHFKLGNRWSKIAQYLPGRTDNEIKNYWRTRVQKQAKHLKIDSNSAAFQHMIRCIWIPRLLQKIQEITQTPQVLSLERNSISSSSCCSSRSPSSESMSIYKSPNIISECPKIPPREMGDSVVNVHFPFDDNSYDMDTFSPATGNFLTNYDQMVGGENNMMNGDILADSFWSMDQF; this is encoded by the exons ATGGAAACAGACATGTCTTTCTTGTCTAAAAGTTCAAGTAGCTCTAGTGATGAAGAAATTGGATTGAGGAGAGGTCCATGGACTGTTGAAGAAGACAGTCTCCTCGTAAATTACATTTCCCAACATGGCGAAGGCCGATGGAACATGCTTGCACACCGTGCTG GATTGAAGAGAACAGGCAAGAGTTGCAGATTGAGATGGCTGAATTACCTGAAACCGGACGTTAAAAGAGGGAATCTCACTCCTCAGGAACAACTCCTGATTCTTGAACTTCATTTCAAGTTGGGTAACAG ATGGTCAAAGATTGCGCAATATCTACCAGGAAGAACAGATAATGAAATCAAGAATTACTGGAGAACAAGGGTGCAGAAACAAGCTAAGCATTTGAAGATTGACTCCAATAGTGCAGCATTTCAACACATGATTCGATGTATTTGGATACCTCGGCTTCTACAAAAGATACAAG AAATTACACAAACCCCACAAGTTTTAAGCTTAGAGAGAAACAGCATCAGCAGCAGCAGCTGCTGCAGTTCGAGATCACCTTCGTCAGAATCCATGAGTATCTATAAATCTCCCAACATTATTTCGGAATGTCCTAAAATTCCACCTCGTGAGATGGGTGATTCTGTTGTCAATGTTCATTTTCCATTTGACGACAACAGTTATGATATGGATACTTTCAGCCCAGCAACTGGCAACTTTTTGACAAATTATGATCAAATGGTGGGTGGAGAAAACAATATGATGAATGGTGATATTTTAGCTGACAGCTTCTGGAGCATGGATCAATTTTAG
- the LOC104249609 gene encoding MYB-like transcription factor EOBI isoform X1 yields the protein METDMSFLSKSSSSSSDEEIGLRRGPWTVEEDSLLVNYISQHGEGRWNMLAHRAGLKRTGKSCRLRWLNYLKPDVKRGNLTPQEQLLILELHFKLGNRWSKIAQYLPGRTDNEIKNYWRTRVQKQAKHLKIDSNSAAFQHMIRCIWIPRLLQKIQGSSAIPSIQTSQSTSLLDSQYGPLNITEITQTPQVLSLERNSISSSSCCSSRSPSSESMSIYKSPNIISECPKIPPREMGDSVVNVHFPFDDNSYDMDTFSPATGNFLTNYDQMVGGENNMMNGDILADSFWSMDQF from the exons ATGGAAACAGACATGTCTTTCTTGTCTAAAAGTTCAAGTAGCTCTAGTGATGAAGAAATTGGATTGAGGAGAGGTCCATGGACTGTTGAAGAAGACAGTCTCCTCGTAAATTACATTTCCCAACATGGCGAAGGCCGATGGAACATGCTTGCACACCGTGCTG GATTGAAGAGAACAGGCAAGAGTTGCAGATTGAGATGGCTGAATTACCTGAAACCGGACGTTAAAAGAGGGAATCTCACTCCTCAGGAACAACTCCTGATTCTTGAACTTCATTTCAAGTTGGGTAACAG ATGGTCAAAGATTGCGCAATATCTACCAGGAAGAACAGATAATGAAATCAAGAATTACTGGAGAACAAGGGTGCAGAAACAAGCTAAGCATTTGAAGATTGACTCCAATAGTGCAGCATTTCAACACATGATTCGATGTATTTGGATACCTCGGCTTCTACAAAAGATACAAGGTTCATCTGCTATTCCATCAATTCAGACTTCACAATCAACTTCATTATTGGATTCACAATATGGTCCTTTAAATATCACAGAAATTACACAAACCCCACAAGTTTTAAGCTTAGAGAGAAACAGCATCAGCAGCAGCAGCTGCTGCAGTTCGAGATCACCTTCGTCAGAATCCATGAGTATCTATAAATCTCCCAACATTATTTCGGAATGTCCTAAAATTCCACCTCGTGAGATGGGTGATTCTGTTGTCAATGTTCATTTTCCATTTGACGACAACAGTTATGATATGGATACTTTCAGCCCAGCAACTGGCAACTTTTTGACAAATTATGATCAAATGGTGGGTGGAGAAAACAATATGATGAATGGTGATATTTTAGCTGACAGCTTCTGGAGCATGGATCAATTTTAG